GTCCGATTCAGTGAACGAGACTAAGATGACTTTTATTCTGGCTTCTTCATTGTTCTTTTACCTCTCTGAAATATACAGGagccgcatgtgtgtgtgtttgtgtgagtgtgtatgtggctttgtgtgtgtgtaagagcatGAGTGTGTGGAAAATTCAGAGGACTAGGTGGTACGCTTTAATGATAGACCCCCCCTGAACCAACCTTCCCTCACTATAGAGACAGATGACTCATCACTGCCCGTGGATATGGGAGGATGTTTCTGGGCTGGCGGATGCCCCTGAACCACTGTGTGTATCACGAAAGGGCAGCAGCTGCGGAATCAACCGTCCAAAAGGACAACGCTAACATTAGCCTTTTGCTTCAGCTAATATACCGTCGGCGAGAACCTGATGTTCCCAATGGTGGCCATATTGATTCCACTTTGGCTTTATTTTAGGGTTATCGTGATCTGTTCATCTGTGCAATGAGGTGGCAGTAAAGTACAGGGGGAAAACTGGGGTGAGGTGGgtaggggatgtgtgtgtgtggtgggtgggtgtgtgtgtgtgtgtggtgggtgtgtgtggtgtgtgtgtgtgtgtgatgggtagGAAGATTGCTAAATATTATATTACTAAAATGCGATTGGGTCAATAATGTATGCACATTTAATGTACTTGGGGAGGTGGGTGCAGTTTTGTGAAGTGCATTTTTTTCAAAGTTGTCTTGAACACTGAGAATGGATTTAAATGTAATATCCACCTTGTCTTACCGTGGATTGTGCGTGTTTGTAATCCTCAGTATGAGTTCAAGGCCAAGAACATCAAGAAGAAGAAAGTCAGCATCATCGTGTCGGTGGACGGAGTCAAGGTGGTTCTCAGGAAGAAACAGAAGGTAAGACCAGACCAAAAGGCGGGGACACGTTATTGCATCATTATTAGTCAATAAGCTCACGAGATACATAATGAATATCTCAAGCATGGTATTCTCATATCTGTCTCGGTTTGCAAAAAAGAAAACCATATATTTAGGTCTGTTTATGTGCTGTGATTGATACAGTATGTCCCTCTGCCCTCCCTTCCCCTGATCCCCCCCCAAGAGGAAAGAGTGGACCTGGGACGAGAGCAAGATGCTGGTGATGCAGGACCCCATCTACAGGTATACCTACATCCTCTGACCTCACCCAGCTGTACAGAGGAACCTGAAGGAGTAAGGCTCACCTTCTGGGGTTCTGCTTTTGGAATTTGACATGGTCATTGATCGGAACTAAACGTCTCCTGTCTAGATTGAAGTCTCCCCAATCACAGCCTCTCGCTAAGACTTTGCTTACATGTATTCACTCAGCTGGCACTTTTATCTGAATATGAATAGTAAGTGCAGCAGATCCATCAAGGACCACAACTTTATCATGACTGTCCATTCAAACCACCAAGAACAGACTAATATACGGCCAAGTAGCCACAGCTCCTATAGCACGGACACCTTTAAAAGGAGCCTTCTGGAATGACCCTGATGCTTTTATGTACCCAAGTCCCTCTCTTATGCTCCGCTAATGGGCCtggatgtacagtatgtgccaAGCGTACTCACACTTACCTAATGTAGGGGACACCATGAATTATTCATGTGTCGCGTGTGCGGCATGTAAGAGTGTTTAGGGACGTATCTGGACTGGTGCTCTGGCCGCTGGACCACgtccagtgtgtctgtgtgacctaTTGTGCTTTTAATAGAGCTTACgggatttgtatttgtattattGTATCATCTGGTTGATTGACTGGCTAATGTGCTGTAGAGAGGACAGGCAGCTTGTGTGTAATGGTGAGGGAATGAGATATGTTATGGGATGAATGCATGTCTCTGTGGGTAGGATCTCATTTGGCTGAGCCACACATCACGTTGTGGCGGGGGGTCTGGAGCGGAGATGTGCTGAAACCAGCCTGCAGCATTCCTCTCCCAGCGTTGGTGGTAGTGCTAGGCTCCGAGCAGGGCCACCGGGATCCTGCCGGACATGGTTTATAGCCCTGCATCAGTCCTGGCTAGCTGGTTCTGGCCTGGAGCCAGAGTCTTATGTGTCCTATAGGGTACAGTGACCAGGACAGAAGCAGCAGAACGATTGTTAATATTCTGTATGCGGATCCTGCCTAATCTCGTAGCTGGTCTGGACTTACGACCATAACTAATGCTCTACCACTAAGCCCGGAAGCAAGAGAATGTTGACAGAGAAAAATGTGCGCCAGCAATGTCACCCTGGAACTTTTAATTGGCCATGTCACAGCATAGCAAAGCAGCATCGACGTGTTTGCCCATAAATGAAACAAACGCTTATCTACAGAGGCATAGGAAGTCTGCCtaagcttcccccccccccccccccccccccctcctatctAGCTACGGAAGTCTTGATAGACTCTGAATGATTTAGGATGACAGCCACCAGAGAGGTGGgatacaaaccacacacaccctccctttgATCTCCAGAATATACAAGACAGTGTGCATATTAGGTATCTGTCAGGTTCATTTGAAACTGAATTCATGTAAGCCAATTTCAACCGACATGGGTGATGTGTTTTTTTCCTAGGATTTTTTACGTATCGCACGATTCCCAGGACCTGAAGATATTCAGCTACATTGCCAGAGACGGTTCCAGCAACTCGTTCAGGTGCAACGTCTTCAAATCCAAGAAGAAAGTGAGAGGACACCAACCCACCTACATCATGCTTTACGCCAAAGACCGGAACTCAgtctttatttacatttacatttattcatttagcagacgcttttatccaaagcgacttccaagagagagctttacaaagtgcataggtcactgataataacaacaagatagccccaaagcattgcgggtagccaaataTGAAATAACATATGACTGAAATAACACCCATGATAACTCCCTGGGTCATATATTACAAGGCACTTAATTCACACATACGTAGGGCCATAGATAATACTGACCAAGTGACATCATGACCTGAACCACTGATGCTATTGCACTTCCGCCACTTTATATGCTCATCTGCAACATTGTATTTAATGTTCAATAAGATGTTTAGCATGTGTAAGTGCAGCCATCTAACCAAAGATGAAAACAGTATGAGATGGTGGGAAACAACTAATAAGGCACAGTGGTGTGATGAGTGGTGATAAGGGAGAATGGGTGGGGTGGGGCAATTGGTAGGCACGGGGTGGGGGCTAACTAAGTGGCGGTGTGTGCCTTCTACCAAGAAGTACAACCAAAAGATAAGTGctaagggaagaaaccataagagcatgtagttaagcaagttacaattacacaacatgaatctctaagtgcaagtgtacctgtaggaaagcaataaaaataggattaactcaaatagaatacaacagtttaaatcagctaccactaaccaacaagagaaacagtctaagcaagagtcattatgatccttgaggaaactagcattgggttcagcaaaccattcctaagtaccgttgtactcccggaacaagtgcgtcttgagccttctcttgaaggtggagagacagtctgtgtctcttatggaggtggggagttgattgtACCACTGGAGGGCCAGGCAGTTTTATCTCTGTACTGTATGTCCCTACCACAACCTCATATAATTCCCTCTGAGTCTTTGTCTATGTCAGTGTCATTTTGCTGTCGAGTGTCTAACAGAGGCTAATGGGATGAAAATGTAGCACTCTTATTTTTGGCACTAACCTCtacttttctgtctcttttcaatcttcttcttcctctctctctctctctctctctctctctctctctctctctctctctctctctctctctctctctttgtctctgtctccattCCGGTTTTTTATCTCTATTTCCATTTATCTTTAAAAttcatatctctctctgtctctcagactcAAGCCATGCGTATAGTGAGGACGGTCGGCCAAGCGTTCGAGGTGTGTCACAAGATAAGTCTGCAGTACGCCCAGCAGGACGACAATGGACAGGCGGACGGAGAGAGCGACAAGTCCTCAGAGGAGACTGCCACGGAGGGTGAGCGACCAACACTGGAAACActgtctacaaacacacacaggcactatTTATATTTGAGTTAAGGTTTTGCATTgtaatgctctgtgtgtgtgtgtgtgtgcccctttCTCCCAGGTTGTCAGCTGACAGGAGCTGAgcgtgaagaggagggggccgtGGTGGCGGCGGAGCCCCCGGCAGGAGGGGCGCTGTGTGAGCAGGCAGTCAACGAGATCCTCCAGAGCCTGGCAGAACTGAATGTGGTCAAACCTGGACAAACCATCAGGGTGAGGCCTCACGCGCGCACACAAAGACGTGCACACAAGCGTGCAGTCCCTCACATGCAGGCATTCATAGCTAacactcatacaaacacactttaTCTATGATGGCTCAGCGACAATAGCAGGGAACGTTCTGTTCTATAATTCACATTAGCAGCTGGCCAGTGCGATGATAGCAGTGTCCGTGCTTAAACTGTTACATGAGCACTCTTCTGTTCTGTTTCTGCtcttctgcctctgtctgctgacacactgtgttctgctgacacacactcccccacaAGCCTCCCTACGGAGTCAGTGTTGAATGTCTGAGATGAaatgaagagacagagggagagaaggtaggagaggggaggataagAGATGGACGGACAGATGTAGGAGtgaccaggagggagagagaaagttacaTTGTGTCAGTCCTGCCCCTTGGTACCTTCCTCTGCACTCCCGTGTCAGTCAGGTTCTAGAGAAGCATTACCCCTTCTAGAACATTCCCACTCAACGGCCAAATAAGGGGCCAGGATCTGTTCCTCAAGGAGATAAGAGggatcagaggaggaggaacatggaggGAGAACCAGAACGTTCCTCGGGGCTATGAAGGGGGGGACACGTAATCCATACACATTTTTTTTGAATGCTTTCTTTGATTTTGGAGAGAAGCGTCAGTAATCCAGCTGAGTCAACCTAAACAGCTGTTCCATACTGATAAAAAGTgaatggagggacagagagaaaggaaccAAGGGAAGTGtatagacagaaagaaaaaaaaggaaggaaTATTGAGATTGTGATCAAGAtgggatagagagggaaaggaggagaaaaagatagCTTGATCATGGCAGAGAGTTAGAGATGGAGTGACTGAAGGTGAAataatagaaagagagacaggggaagtAGGATTTCCTCATGTGATCATGACAcagtgtgggtgacagggtcaGAAACCCACCTTGCACCAAGTACTGATTGTACCCTTTTGGCAATGACACAGCAAATTAAATCCTGAAGAATGACACTTGGGAAAATGTCAAAAGATGTCAAGTAACATTGAGCGATTTGTTGCACCTTTGCACACAAAGATGACCAAAATACATACTTTCTCTTAAGACTATGGCACATGGCACCATGGCGATAGTAGCAAACATTATCTATATAATGTCTGTCAAAtgtttataaaatatatatatatatatatatatatatatatacaaaatgtaAAAACCAAAACCTGTTTCCACCTATTGctgtaaatataatataatactgTAATTGAAATTTGTACCACAGCCTTTcgttaaaaaaaaatctctaattACCTTAGTGTTTCATAGTAAAAGGAAACCATCTTAGTGTATTGTTAGAGCTCCCTCCAGTGGTGGTATGTTGCTAGTTAGTAATTACACATTCACATCACCAGGGTTATTCCAGAAACACAGGCTCTTCATCCTTTCCTAAACCCTTCTCACACAGAGCactaatctctctccctctaagtggccctgacacacacacatacacactccgtAAACTCATCTTGCTCTGAACGCTAGGATGTCATGAGATCCCTGTagacatgcatacacatgcccacacactcaATTCTTCCCCCACGGACGACAGGAGAAGAAAAGGGAGAAAAGCTGCTTAAGAAAAGATGCCTGCCTCTCCCGCAATCATACTCAGCTGCCTGTAGAACTCACAGAACTGcctggagaaacacaaagacaaacacagacacacacagtcaagcacagacacaccaacaccaacacaggcacatgCAAAAACCCAGACTGGTAAATGAAAGCACCTGggatctcctcccctccactcctctcctctctcctcctctcctcttctctttgcaaaacatacagtatgtcgatggaaggaaaaaaagatggagggaggaaaaggaatGAGACACAGGGAGCATCAGTAGTAGAGAGATTGAaaaaaggaggagagacagagattcaCATCTACTTCTCTGTTaggatctccttctctctctctttggctgTCTGGTAGACAGACCATGACCTTCACCACGGTCATGGTGACAATGCTGTCCATGGCAAGTAGTtcatgacacactcacacatacacacacttttgaacagtctggttctctctcacacacaaatatgcacacattctctccccctctctttctctgacacaCTGGCAACAGCCCATTACACAGAAAGATCCCAGCGGGCAAATGTTCACGTCCACATTCCAGCTTCGTCTCGTTTTTGACATGTGTTTCCGTGTCCCCAGGACTTTGAGAGCGGCTCCCTGTACACGTTGACGTCCCAGGGCCTCTCTCCCAGAAGCCCCTGCGCTCCGTCCCTCGCCCCACGTGCCGCCCAGCACTacctccagctgctccagcagcagctccagcaacagcagcaacacacacaggtggctGTGGCCCAGGTAAGACACGCAAATACAAGCAAGACTGACACCAAACTCACAACTTTGTCAATGTGCgcccgtgcacacacacacataaaacctCAGTTGAGGGTTACCCAGCCCATCTGTTAGTAGTAGTTTGGTCCAGATGTCCACCCCAATGAGAGTCACTGgtctgcatttacatttagttgtttagctgacgctcttatccagagagacttaaagtaagtacagggacattccccagaggcaagtagggtgaagtgacggacgggaatcgaacctgcaaccttctgatgcCTAGCCCGATTCCGTAACCACTCAACCACTCGCATGAGACCTTATTCAActgagactcacacacagacgctgCGTGTTGGTACCtttccacccacacactcactcgtaGCATGCTGTGTTTTATGTGAAAGAGGTCCGCCACACATGCAAAGTCCAGCAAACTTCATCGAGCCTCAGTCCAGCGCCTGTCTGCCAACCCTGCAACTTTGTGCATGACCACTAGGGGCCACTGTCTGCACAGAAATGGGGTGAtggactcaaacacacacgcgcagtgAGAGCTTAGTAAGGGCATATCCCAGCGCACTGGAGAACGACTTAATCAAGCCTGCTATTGTCACAGTAAAATTGGTTCTGCATGCGTCAACACAAACGCATATTTGTGTTTAGCATATAATTTCCGTAGCGACCGCGTTGCCCAGAGAATAATGTTCTTGCTCACTCAGTTAGttatatacacaaacaaactgGGCCCCCTCATTATTTTCAATTTCAGGTGGATCCAAGCAACGGAATTCGAAGCATTCAATTAGATTTTCCCCTCCTGGAGTCTTGAGGTctctgagggagagggagaggggagactgtAGCCTGTAATAGCAAATGGAATTCTTCATCCAGAAGAACTCACCCTGACATATAAACAAACAGAACTACCAGACTCAAAAAACGGTTTATGTCTCTGAACGATGGATTGCCTATATctacgtaacacacacacaccccaatgaTACATTGAATCCAGCTCCCTTCTCCAGCAGGCCCCGTCTctgacccctcctctctcccccatcagGTACAGCTCCTGAAGGATCAGATGGCTGCGGAGACGGCAGCCCGTATGGAGGCCCAGGCCCGGGTCCACCAGCTGCTGCTCCAGAACCGGGACCTGCTCCAGCACCTGGCCCTGCTGGTCCAGCAGCTCAAAGAGCTGGAGACCCCGGAACTCAGACAGACCCAGGGCCTGGAGCAGGGGGAGCGTGGGCACACTCAGTCACAGAGTAAGACAGTCAAAATATGTAATACACCAAATACGTACTAGAGCTCCATGTGTTGTAATTCAAAAGGAATAATGGCCAAGTGAATAGTAGGCAATTCTTCGACTCTGTCTTTGACCCTTTGGCCCTCTTTtaggtttacactccaaccgtgttcctggagagctattTCAAACACCTTAACACATACAAAAGCATTAAACAGATTTTCGTTTGCGCTTGGCCTTCTGAGTTTAGGAAACAGCCAGACTCCATGATGATATTTAGGAAACCAGTAGAAAGAAATCAGACTGGACTTCATAGGAAAAACAGTTTTTTGCCGGTTTGATGACCAGAGGGGACCACACCCACAGTACACACTGCTGCTGTGTACACAACGCTCTGAAAACTGTCAACAACGACGACAACAAATTAGATCGCACACTGACTGACTCTGCCCCACAAGAAACTGGTACTGtccagcatgcacacacgcagcaACTGTTAGAACATTGAGTACTGCCCACAGATCATGTAATGCTACATATGCTGTTGCTGGcttagtgtagtgtgtgtgtgcttgtgtgtgtggacgggTGTGTGTTTAATGCCAACTCTGATTGGGTTAGGTCTGGTTCCACAGGATGCTCTTCCAGATAATCTAAGACATGGTCCACTCACTGGCAGCTGCTgtctcttacccccccccccccccgccccccagttggggaaagagaaagcaaagggagggagagcaatTGGGATGAAGACAAGATGAGAgggtgggatggggagcatgagagagggagggatgtgaaGGGGGAGAATGAACGAAAGGAtgaagtgagagggagaggggggtgaggagctAGAGTAGAGAGATGAACTGACGCAGGGAAAGAAGAAATAAGGATTAGAAAACATGCTGACTtcaagagtttgtgtgtgtctgcgtgtttgtgtgtgtgtgattggtgagATAATTGTGTGGGTTTTCCAGTCATTCTTTTTGTCCTGTGGAATTGTTCCTAAATTGATTTAGGACACTTTTCTTTGTTTACTGTAGATGGCCAGGAGTCACCATGGAGCTCTGTTACCACGTCAACCAGATCTTTGTCCCTGAACCTTAAGAACCACTACAACTCAGACCAGCCAATCACCTCCACCCCCGCAGGCATGTTCAGAAACACCCCTCTCCAGATGGATGGTGCCGAGTCCTACCTCAACCTCTTCAACCTGGAAAATGGGACCAAACCGACTGGTGTTCAGAACGGGGGTGGGGATGCCCTCATCAGACCAGCCAATGGGAGAGCTGGGAGCAAGGGCAGCTCAGAAGTGACCTCCAATGAGGTGGTCCGGTTTGAATCACGTAACTCCGGAGCTTTGGATGAACGGTAAGAGACTCAGCCTGAACCTGCCGCTGTGTATAGCAATATAGGAGTTGACTGGTGGTTGCTGGCTGACTGTCCCTGTCAGAGACTGTACACTATGTccgagacaaagagacagaaacaggcCATGAAATGAATGTTTCTCGACTACAACGAGTTTGAGCCAgaactgtccctctctcccagctagTGGGCATGTGGAtagaactctctctccctctaattctagtttttttccttctctctctgaccGACTGTACGTCTGTCTACCTgtttcgctttctctctctgactgtctctctttctctgtcaccctctctcactaTCCCCAACCCCCtttctctgtcaccctctctcactatccccaaccccctttctccttttctctctctttccccctcccatcTTCTGAGGAGAGAAAAGGCCTAGTCAGCAGAACTAGCCTGGAATAAATGGATATGTGACTTTAATCGAGAgattaggaggagagagagagagaagacgggtgagagaggtgggggaagaCGGGAGGGGTGTGGGTGTCAAGTTCACACACTCTTCTCTATTTTAGATCATGGTGTTGCAAAAGGATTACTAATCAGCTAACTAACTAGTCAGCCAACAGACACAGTTAGACCGTGTGTATTCCTGTGGTTTCATTGGTCCAAATCCATTTGCCACCTTGAGCTTCATCTCTACCCTTATCTTGCTACATTCTCCTAGagacaggcacaaacacactcctctGTCTGTTTCACCCTACTCccatatacatacacaaatcCCCTTCCTCAAAGCATATCCATACTGTGCCAAACAGTATAATTAGCTCTTAATGGGGTTTTAATCTGCTCTTATCTTTTCCATCATGGAGCACATTAACCCTCGCCATTCTGCAAATGGAcctgtctttctccttcctccaggTTTCCCTCTGTTCTGCCAAGTCCTCTCTTTTGGTCTTCATTGTTCTCTacttgtttttgtctccttctctggctctcactttctcactgtctctctctctctcacacacacactcccttactctctcttttTAGAATGACTCAAAGCCATAGATGCATAACTCTCTTTAGGCAGTGAGTGGTAAAGAtggtggtcagatggctgagcagttaaggtgtcgggctattaatcagaaggatgccgttttgattcccggctgtggcaaattatgttgtgtccttgggcaaggctcttcaccctacttgccttggggagaatgttacatactgtaagtcgctctgcataagagcgtctgctaaatgactaaatgtaaatgtatggtaAAGCTGATTACCAAACATGCTGTGGGGAGTAAAGAGTTCTGAATGGATGTAAATCCATATGTGTAAATACGAACATTgtctaattgtgtgtgtgtgtgtcctccatgCAGTCTCTGAAAACTAGTGGTCGACTGGAGCTTGTGTCCCACTaaccccccctgctgccctgcacACATAATCTGTAACCATACTCTCATACACATGAAGCTAAAATAAAGGCCTGTTTGTCATgcaggggaaacacacacacccacacgcatagACTGAGAGGAAACTTCAAACTAGTCCTTAAGCAGTGTCTGACCATGAGTTTCCCGGTTTACATGAGTCCCAGCTGGGATAGGAGTGAGTGGGGGCGTGGGGATGGGACATGCGGAGAATAGGGGTGGaagtagagagggggaggtgactAGGGGGTAGAGGCAAGAAGACTGGTGTTGTGGTAGAgtaaggagggagaagagggaaagtAGAGTTGAATGTAGAATGTCAATTTATCTTTCCTCACTTTGTAAACAGAGATCTGGTCTCCTTTCTACCCTTCTTCCTCGCTTTCTTACACATGTTTCtgcttttgtctgtctgtccatctatccatccaacTATATCTATATAGTAGTACTATAACTATCTATTTATCTATATGTAtagatactgtatatatactgtatgtatgtacagtacatctgtctgtctgtctgtctggctggctatTTAACGCTTTCTTAGGCACTCATCCTTCACTCTTCATTCTCTTCATCTTTCTTCCTGCATCCATCATCTCTTTCTAAACCGTTTCTCAAAAAAGATGACCAGACTACCAGGTTTATGAGTTTCACTGTCCAAACAATGTTGCCTCCCTTTGTCATCACCCTTTCCCATCACCCTTTCTTTACTCAGTTTATTATCTCgcatctctccatctgtccttcctct
The Hypomesus transpacificus isolate Combined female chromosome 22, fHypTra1, whole genome shotgun sequence genome window above contains:
- the si:dkey-34e4.1 gene encoding carboxyl-terminal PDZ ligand of neuronal nitric oxide synthase protein isoform X1 translates to MPARNRYNLVDDVADSRVPLHNEEAYQHGINFQAKYVGSLDVPRPNSRMEIVAAMRRIRYEFKAKNIKKKKVSIIVSVDGVKVVLRKKQKRKEWTWDESKMLVMQDPIYRIFYVSHDSQDLKIFSYIARDGSSNSFRCNVFKSKKKTQAMRIVRTVGQAFEVCHKISLQYAQQDDNGQADGESDKSSEETATEGCQLTGAEREEEGAVVAAEPPAGGALCEQAVNEILQSLAELNVVKPGQTIRDFESGSLYTLTSQGLSPRSPCAPSLAPRAAQHYLQLLQQQLQQQQQHTQVAVAQVQLLKDQMAAETAARMEAQARVHQLLLQNRDLLQHLALLVQQLKELETPELRQTQGLEQGERGHTQSQNGQESPWSSVTTSTRSLSLNLKNHYNSDQPITSTPAGMFRNTPLQMDGAESYLNLFNLENGTKPTGVQNGGGDALIRPANGRAGSKGSSEVTSNEVVRFESRNSGALDERFTQIIPKLDPPPPALNRKRASRTLSPGSEVTATPLTTPVEAPSRSSSQSFPDGTPCSLSSADFHSLSNGGEGGESSSCSTSEDSGVRSDTKSLLSPLHDEDEDLFGDRRTFLTASSCCGSPLEDGTDLAPLSSFGPVPPTPLTYSDSNQHTLPFSSPANETCLHISFSEDELLDSSPEDSSVPQRS
- the si:dkey-34e4.1 gene encoding capon-like protein isoform X2 encodes the protein MEIVAAMRRIRYEFKAKNIKKKKVSIIVSVDGVKVVLRKKQKRKEWTWDESKMLVMQDPIYRIFYVSHDSQDLKIFSYIARDGSSNSFRCNVFKSKKKTQAMRIVRTVGQAFEVCHKISLQYAQQDDNGQADGESDKSSEETATEGCQLTGAEREEEGAVVAAEPPAGGALCEQAVNEILQSLAELNVVKPGQTIRDFESGSLYTLTSQGLSPRSPCAPSLAPRAAQHYLQLLQQQLQQQQQHTQVAVAQVQLLKDQMAAETAARMEAQARVHQLLLQNRDLLQHLALLVQQLKELETPELRQTQGLEQGERGHTQSQNGQESPWSSVTTSTRSLSLNLKNHYNSDQPITSTPAGMFRNTPLQMDGAESYLNLFNLENGTKPTGVQNGGGDALIRPANGRAGSKGSSEVTSNEVVRFESRNSGALDERFTQIIPKLDPPPPALNRKRASRTLSPGSEVTATPLTTPVEAPSRSSSQSFPDGTPCSLSSADFHSLSNGGEGGESSSCSTSEDSGVRSDTKSLLSPLHDEDEDLFGDRRTFLTASSCCGSPLEDGTDLAPLSSFGPVPPTPLTYSDSNQHTLPFSSPANETCLHISFSEDELLDSSPEDSSVPQRS